Proteins found in one Aspergillus chevalieri M1 DNA, chromosome 2, nearly complete sequence genomic segment:
- the dps1 gene encoding putative aspartyl-tRNA synthetase Dps1 (COG:J;~EggNog:ENOG410PFAW;~InterPro:IPR006195,IPR012340,IPR004365,IPR004364, IPR004523,IPR002312;~PFAM:PF00152,PF01336;~go_component: GO:0005737 - cytoplasm [Evidence IEA];~go_function: GO:0000166 - nucleotide binding [Evidence IEA];~go_function: GO:0003676 - nucleic acid binding [Evidence IEA];~go_function: GO:0004812 - aminoacyl-tRNA ligase activity [Evidence IEA];~go_function: GO:0004815 - aspartate-tRNA ligase activity [Evidence IEA];~go_function: GO:0005524 - ATP binding [Evidence IEA];~go_process: GO:0006418 - tRNA aminoacylation for protein translation [Evidence IEA];~go_process: GO:0006422 - aspartyl-tRNA aminoacylation [Evidence IEA]) yields MADSELPTRPKPEETPAGEAPAEGESKSASKSAAKKAAKEKAKAEKAAQRAAQEQAQKAAQTTEDTAKHLYGPIPETEDVIPSTRFSELSEEHHDKEVTVVARVDNARVQSAKLAFLMLRQQGQKVQAVIAAKEPISRQMVKYTGGLNVNSIVQVTGIVKKPDTPISSATIQNLELHIQKVYMISEAAQMLPMQVKDAERPPPDTTEEGPQVDAEGAPIVTLKTRLDNRTLDLQTETSQAITWISSGVSELFAEYMIKSGSRWIFTPKLVGAATEGGSNVFEVKYFKRNAYMAQSPQLYKQMCIAGDMENVFEIAPVFRAEDSNTHRHLTEFAGLDFEKTFRSHYHEVLEFAEDLLVFILSQLKVRYSKQIETIQKSYPKAGDFKLPKDGKALRLTYMDGVNLLKEAGVDVSEQERFENDFSTAMEKQLGQIIRDKYDTDFYVLDKFPMAVRPFYTKADPHDPRFSNSYDFFMRGEEIMSGAQRINDIKELEASMVAKGVNPNQEGFEDYLNAFRQGCPPHAGGGLGLNRIVMFFLGLPNIRLASLFPRDPQRLRP; encoded by the exons ATGGCGGATTCCGAATTACCCACTCGTCCCAAGCCCGAGGAGACCCCCGCCGGCGAGGCCCCCGCGGAGGGAGAGAGCAAGAGCGCCAGCAAGAGCGCCGCAAAGAAGGCCGCcaaggaaaaggcgaaggCAGAGAAGGCAGCTCAACGCGCCGCCCAGGAACAAGCCCAGAAGGCCGCTCAAACTACCGAAGACACCGCGAAGCACCTATACGGTCCGATCCCCGAAACCGAGGATGTGATCCCGTCCACGCGATTCTCTGAGCTCTCCGAGGAGCACCACGACAAAGAGGTTACGGTCGTCGCTCGTGTGGACAATGCACGTGTGCAGAGTGCCAAGTTGGCATTCCTGATGCTTAGGCAGCAGGGACAGAAGGTGCAGGCAGTCATTGCTGCCAAGGAGCCGATCTCGAGACAGATGGTCAAGTACACGGGTGGATTGAATGTCAACTCGATTGTGCAGGTGACGGGTATCGTTAAGAAACCCGACACTCCAATTTCGTCTGCCACGATTCAGAACCTCGAACTGCACATCCAGAAAGTTTACATGATCTCTGAAGCTGCTCAGATGCTTCCTATGCAGGTCAAGGATGCGGAGCGGCCGCCTCCCGACACGACCGAGGAGGGTCCTCAGGTTGATGCCGAGGGTGCTCCTATTGTCACTCTCAAGACTCGTCTCGACAACCGTACTCTGGACCTTCAGACCGAGACCAGCCAGGCTATCACTTGGATCTCGAGCGGTGTTTCGGAGCTGTTTGCGGAGTACATGATCAAGAGTGGTTCGCGGTGGATCTTCACTCCCAAGCTGGTCGGTGCTGCTACGGAGGGCGGTAGCAATGTCTTCGAGGTCAAGTACTTCAAGAGAAACGCCTACATGGCTCAGAGTCCCCAGCTGTACAAGCAGATGTGTATTGCTGGTGACATGGAGAACGTTTTCGAAATCGCTCCTGTTTTCCGTGCCGAGGATAGCAACACCCACCGTCACTTGACTGAG TTCGCCGGTCTCGATTTCGAAAAGACTTTCCGCAGCCACTACCACGAAGTCCTCGAGTTCGCTGAGGACCTCCTCGTTTTCATCCTCTCCCAGCTCAAGGTGCGCTACAGCAAGCAGATCGAAACTATTCAGAAATCGTACCCCAAGGCCGGTGACTTCAAGCTCCCCAAGGACGGCAAGGCCCTGCGTCTGACCTACATGGACGGTGTGAACCTGCTCAAGGAAGCCGGCGTCGACGTCTCGGAACAAGAGCGCTTCGAGAACGACTTCAGCACTGCGATGGAGAAACAGCTGGGCCAGATCATCCGCGACAAGTACGACACCGATTTCTACGTCCTTGACAAGTTCCCCATGGCCGTGCGCCCCTTCTACACCAAGGCCGACCCCCACGACCCCCGCTTCTCCAACTCGTATGACTTCTTCATGCGTGGCGAGGAAATCATGTCCGGTGCTCAACGTATTAACGATATCAAGGAGCTGGAGGCTTCAATGGTTGCCAAGGGTGTTAACCCGAACCAGGAAGGATTCGAGGACTACCTCAATGCTTTCCGTCAGGGATGCCCGCCGCACGCTGGTGGTGGATTGGGTCTGAACCGGATTGTCATGTTCTTTTTGGGCTTGCCTAACATTCGCTTGGCCTCGTTGTTCCCTCGTGACCCTCAGCGTTTGCGTCCTTAG
- a CDS encoding putative HAD superfamily hydrolase (COG:I;~EggNog:ENOG410PHQT;~InterPro:IPR036412,IPR006357,IPR006353,IPR023214;~PFAM:PF13242,PF13344) yields the protein MRPQYFLRSLGLLQRVPNPSFVPTGLGRRFLSSSPRVPDFAFAFDIDGVLLRSSKPIPGAADSLRYLKEQNIPFILLTNGGGKHETERVAELSEKLEVPLDPSVIIQSHSPFAELAGALENKRVLIVGGDSDRCRQVAERYGFKNVITPGDIFMANPGIWPVSKVFRSYYEQFARPIENPNRIDAQDPSRGLKIDAVFVYNDPRDWGLDAQVIMDVLLSSEGVLGTISEKNGQANLPNKGYQQDGQPPLYFSNPDLWWAAAYPLPRLGQGGFREALEGVWAATTGGPSKGVELKKNIAGKPYQATYEFAEHQLMRNRSRAFGGAITQPLRNVYMIGDNPASDICGANTFRSIHGSEWHSILVRTGVYRGGEPAWVPSTIADDVQKAVEWGLKSSKW from the exons ATGAGACCTCAATACTTCCTTCGCTCGTTGGGACTGTTACAGCGCGTCCCCAATCCCTCCTTCGTACCAACTGGCTTGGGCCGCAGGTTCCTTAGTTCCTCGCCTCGCGTTCCTGACTTTGCCTTCGCTTTCGA TATCGATGGCGTTCTCCTACGATCCTCAAAGCCCATTCCTGGCGCAGCCGACTCGTTGCGATACCTCAAAGAACAGAACATTCCGTTTATTCTCCTGACGAATGGCGGCGGAAAACACGAGACGGAACGAGTCGCGGAGCTTAGCGAAAAACTTGAGGTTCCGCTAGATCCGTCTGTTATTATCCAGAGCCATTCTCCGTTCGCAGAACTCGCGGGTGCTTTAGAGAACAAGCGTGTGTTGATTGTTGGGGGGGATAGCGATCGTTGTCGTCAGGTGGCAGAGAG GTACGGATTCAAGAACGTCATCACCCCCGGCGATATCTTTATGGCCAACCCGGGCATCTGGCCAGTGTCCAAGGTGTTCCGCAGTTACTATGAGCAATTCGCTAGACCGATTGAGAATCCGAACCGGATAGATGCCCAGGATCCCTCAAGAGGACTTAAGATCGATGCCGTTTTCGTCTACAATGACCCGCGCGACTGGGGCCTGGACGCGCAAGTGATCATGGACGTTCTCTTATCATCTGAAGGTGTCCTGGGAACTATTTCGGAGAAGAACGGCCAGGCCAATCTCCCCAACAAAGGCTACCAGCAAGATGGCCAGCCACCCCTGTACTTCTCGAACCCAGACTTGTGGTGGGCTGCTGCTTATCCTCTCCCCCGTCTCGGCCAGGGCGGATTTCGTGAGGCACTAGAAGGTGTCTGGGCTGCAACAACCGGCGGACCCAGTAAAGGCGTCgagctgaagaagaacattGCAGGAAAGCCATACCAGGCAACATACGAATTCGCAGAGCACCAACTCATGCGCAACCGATCGCGGGCCTTTGGTGGGGCGATCACTCAACCTTTACGGAATGTTTACATGATTGGCGACAATCCGGCCTCCGATATCTGTGGAGCAAATACCTTCCGAAGTATCCATGGGAGCGAATGGCATTCTATTCTCGTTCGCACTGGTGTTTACCGTGGAGGGGAGCCGGCGTGGGTACCTAGCACAATTGCTGATGACGTGCAGAAAGCTGTTGAATGGGGCCTCAAGTCCTCTAAGTGGTAG
- a CDS encoding F-box domain protein (COG:S;~EggNog:ENOG410PIJ8;~InterPro:IPR001810,IPR032675;~PFAM:PF12937;~SECRETED:SignalP(1-27);~go_function: GO:0005515 - protein binding [Evidence IEA]), translating into MHPTSPCQIHLPTEVILLIVSLAATNADNDAQRQRTMHTCCLVSRQWYSAAVAFLYEKPRLDRGRAFYKFTDTISPPVAARKSKMNLGSMVRKLDLSCLVHHSKNSLTARLLGKVKENLEVFIAPSVTFAVNCLPALSKCHNLRHLDLSLVGEPLPFANLKKALSSLTKLLTLRLPRSTSLDEFQAQASQLASWPPRLYRLQFSGSFSATAVLSFAWPPSLTSLTLKNCSDLSVNNLGSLISNPHLATSLSRLTISGSNRNLSPESINAIPAFLPGLNFLSIPGDLVEESFFDMLNYMVPPLTLEVLEFGNPFFEATLGFSTAALVESFATGLGNLRAVGFADTFLTEQRILEDEEIDNVLQRRIREKSKPALQAANGDGVVDDYDNDDDDPDVGVYYL; encoded by the exons ATGCATCCGACCTCGCCCTGCCAAATCCATCTCCCTACTGAAGTCATCCTCCTGATCGTCTCCCTCGCCGCTACTAATGCAGACAATGATGCGCAACGTCAAAGAACCATGCACACCTGCTGTCTGGTTTCCCGCCAGTGGTACTCGGCAGCGGTCGCATTCCTCTACGAAAAACCGCGGCTGGACAGAGGCAGAGCGTTTTACAAATTCACCGACACAATCAGCCCGCCTGTCGCGGCGCGGAAGAGCAAGATGAATCTGGGGAGTATGGTTCGGAAGTTGGATCTGAGCTGTCTCGTGCACCATAGTAAAAATAGTTTGACGGCGAGGTTGCTTGGGAAGGTGAAGGAGAATCTGGAGGTGTTTATCGCGCCCAGTGTTACTTTTGC AGTCAACTGCCTCCCGGCCCTATCCAAATGTCACAACCTCCGACACCTCGACCTCTCCCTCGTCGGCGAACCCCTCCCTTTCGCTAACCTCAAGAAGGCACTCAGCAGCCTCACCAAACTCCTTACCCTCCGGCTCCCCCGCTCCACTTCCCTCGATGAATTCCAAGCTCAAGCATCCCAATTGGCATCCTGGCCGCCGCGGCTCTACCGTCTCCAATTCAGCGGCTCATTTTCGGCCACCGCAGTCCTATCTTTTGCCTGGCCTCCTTCTCTCACGTCGTTGACGCTGAAAAACTGCTCCGACCTCTCGGTCAACAATCTCGGCTCTCTAATAAGCAACCCCCACCTCGCAACCTCACTTTCGCGCCTCACAATATCCGGCTCAAACCGCAATCTCTCACCAGAATCGATAAACGCCATTCCGGCCTTCCTCCCCGGACTTAACTTCCTCAGCATCCCCGGCGACCTGGTCGAAGAATCCTTCTTCGACATGCTCAACTACATGGTCCCGCCATTGACACTTGAAGTACTCGAGTTTGGGAATCCGTTCTTCGAAGCGACGCTGGGGTTCTCGACGGCAGCCCTTGTTGAAAGTTTTGCGACGGGTTTGGGTAATTTGAGGGCCGTGGGGTTTGCGGATACGTTTCTAACCGAGCAGAGGATTctggaggacgaggagattGATAATGTTTTGCAGAGGAGGATTAGGGAGAAGTCGAAGCCCGCTTTGCAGGCTGCAAATGGAGATGGGGTGGTTGACGATTATGAtaatgacgatgatgacccTGATGTGGGTGTATATTATCTATGA
- the SEC21 gene encoding coatomer subunit gamma (BUSCO:EOG09260JTZ;~COG:U;~EggNog:ENOG410PIB8;~InterPro:IPR016024,IPR011989,IPR032154,IPR012295, IPR013040,IPR013041,IPR002553,IPR037067,IPR009028, IPR017106;~PFAM:PF01602,PF08752,PF13646,PF16381;~go_component: GO:0030117 - membrane coat [Evidence IEA];~go_component: GO:0030126 - COPI vesicle coat [Evidence IEA];~go_function: GO:0005198 - structural molecule activity [Evidence IEA];~go_process: GO:0006886 - intracellular protein transport [Evidence IEA];~go_process: GO:0016192 - vesicle-mediated transport [Evidence IEA]) → MSYVKKDEDADQVMIKLDRTSVFQDARLFNSSPISPRTCRTLLTKIAVLLFTGEQFPTNEATTLFFGISKLFQNKDPSLRQMVYLILKELASTAEDTIMSTSIIMKDTAVGSDVLYRANAIRALCRIIDATTVQGIERLIKTAIVDKTPSVSSAALVSSYHLLPISRDVVRRWQSETQEAASSGKQSTGFLGFGGSQAHAISQSNFMTQYHAIGLLYQMRSHDRMSLVKMVQQYGAAGVVKSPAALVLLVRLAAKLAEEDQGLRKPMVQMLDGWLRHKHEMVNFEAAKAICDMRDVSDAEASQAVHVLQLFLSSPRAITKFAAIRILHNFASFKPHVVNVCNPDIESLISNSNRSIATFAITTLLKTGNEASVDRLMKQISGFMADTTDEFKITIVEAIRTLCLKFPSKQAGMLSFLSGILRDEGGYEFKRSVVESMFDLIKFVPESKEDALAHLCEFIEDCEFTKLSVRILHLLGVEGPKTSHPTKYIRYIYNRVVLENAIVRAAAVTALAKFGVGQKDPEVKSSVSVLLTRCLDDTDDEVRDRAALNLRLMGEEDEKAGDFIKNDSMYSLSTFEHQLVMYVTSSDKDTFAAAFDVSSIPVVTQEQALAEERTKKLTTATPTLKAPSAGPPKSKASGVAEAATAAATQKYAEQLMQIPELKAYGTLLKSSVPVELTESETEYVVSAVKHIFKEHVVLQYDVKNTLPDTVLEDVNVVVAPAEEDLLEEEFIVPAPKLATNEPGIVYVTFKKLAGENSVPITSFTNSLKFTSKEIDPTTGEPEDSGYEDEYQVEDLELTGSDYIIPTFAGSFDHVWEQTGANGEELSETLQLSNMKGITDATEQLIATLSLQPLEGTDVSLSTSTHTLKLFGKTVSGGRVASLIKMAYSTKTGVTTKITVRAEEEGVAAAVIASLS, encoded by the exons ATGAGTTACGTTaagaaagatgaagatgcGGATCAGGTCATGATCAAGCTTGATCGGACCTCCGTTTTCCAAGATG CACGATTGTTCAATTCCTCCCCCATCTCGCCCCGGACATGCCGCACCCTCCTGACCAAGATCGCGGTTCTCCTGTTCACCGGGGAGCAGTTTCCCACGAACGAGGCTACCACGCTCTTCTTCGGTATCTCGAAGCTGTTCCAAAATAAGGACCCCTCGTTGCGACAGATGGTGTATTTGATTCTTAAGGAGTTGGCGAGTACCGCGGAGGATACGATCATGTCGACGAGTATTATTATGAAGGATACGGCTGTTGGTAGTGATGTTTTGTACAGGGCGAATGCGATTCGGGCGCTTTGTCGAATTATTGAT GCCACCACAGTTCAAGGTATCGAGCGTCTCATCAAAACTGCCATCGTCGACAAGACACCCTCCGTTTCCTCCGCTGCTTTGGTGTCCTCCTACCACCTTCTCCCGATCTCCCGTGATGTGGTGCGCAGATGGCAGAGCGAGACCCAGGAGGCTGCCTCTTCCGGCAAGCAGTCGACCGGTTTCCTTGGTTTCGGCGGTTCCCAGGCTCACGCCATCTCGCAGTCGAATTTCATGACCCAATACCACGCCATTGGTCTCTTGTACCAGATGCGCTCGCACGACCGCATGTCGTTGGTGAAGATGGTGCAGCAGTACGGTGCTGCGGGGGTGGTCAAAAGCCCGGCCGCGCTAGTGCTGCTGGTGCGACTGGCCGCCAAGCTGGCAGAGGAGGACCAGGGATTGAGGAAACCGATGGTGCAGATGCTCGATGGCTGGCTGCGTCACAAGCATGAGATGGTCAACTTTGAGGCCGCCAAGGCTATCTGCGACATGCGCGATGTATCCGATGCCGAAGCCTCGCAGGCTGTGCATGTCCTGCAGCTGTTCCTCTCATCTCCCCGGGCCATTACCAAGTTCGCCGCTATCCGAATCCTACACAACTTCGCATCATTCAAGCCTCATGTCGTCAACGTTTGCAACCCCGATATCGAGTCGTTGATCTCCAACAGCAACCGCTCCATCGCTACCTTCGCCATTACCACTTTGCTCAAGACAGGAAATGAGGCTAGTGTCGACCGTCTTATGAAGCAGATTTCCGGATTCATGGCCGACACTACGGATGAGTTCAAGATCACTATTGTCGAAGCTATCCGGACTCTGTGTCTCAAGTTTCCCAGCAAGCAGGCTGGTATGCTTTCGTTCTTGAGTGGTATCCTCCGGGATGAGGGTGGATACGAGTTCAAGCGCAGTGTTGTGGAGAGCATGTTCGATCTGATCAAGTTCGTTCCGGAAAGTAAGGAGGATGCCCTCGCACACCTCTGTGAGTTCATCGAGGACTGCGAGTTCACCAAGCTGTCTGTCCGGATCTTGCATCTGCTTGGTGTCGAGGGTCCTAAGACCTCGCACCCTACCAAGTACATCCGTTACATCTACAACCGTGTTGTTCTAGAGAACGCTATTGTCCGGGCGGCTGCCGTTACTGCACTGGCCAAGTTCGGTGTTGGTCAGAAGGACCCCGAGGTCAAGTCTAGTGTTTCGGTTCTCCTTACACGATGCTTGGATGACACGGATGATGAAGTGCGTGACCGTGCTGCTCTTAACCTCCGGTTAATgggcgaggaagacgagaAGGCTGGAGACTTCATCAAGAACGACTCGATGTACTCGCTTTCTACGTTTGAGCACCAGCTCGTGATGTATGTAACATCGTCGGATAAGGACACTTTCGCCGCTGCATTCGATGTTTCTTCCATCCCCGTTGTCACTCAAGAGCAGGCTCTTGCCGAGGAGCGGACCAAGAAGCTCACAACGGCAACTCCCACGCTCAAGGCTCCTTCGGCTGGTCCTCCCAAGAGCAAGGCCAGCGGCGTCGCCGAGGCTGCTACGGCTGCTGCTACTCAGAAGTACGCAGAGCAGCTCATGCAGATCCCCGAGCTCAAGGCATACGGCACTCTGCTCAAGTCATCTGTTCCTGTCGAGCTTACCGAGAGCGAGACGGAGTACGTTGTTTCCGCCGTCAAGCATATCTTCAAGGAACACGTTGTTCTGCAGTACGACGTCAAGAACACCCTTCCGGATACCGTCCTGGAGGATGTGAACGTGGTGGTCGCTCCAGCGGAAGAGGACCTGTTGGAGGAAGAGTTCATCGTTCCCGCCCCCAAGCTTGCCACCAACGAGCCTGGTATTGTCTATGTGACTTTCAAGAAGCTTGCGGGTGAGAACAGCGTTCCTATTACCTCGTTCACCAACAGTTTGAAGTTCACTAGCAAGGAGATTGATCCTACCACTGGTGAGCCCGAGGATAGCGGCTACGAGGATGAGTACCAGGTCGAAGATCTGGAGCTTACTGGTAGTGACTATATCATTCCTACATTTGCTGGTAGCTTCGACCATGTATGGGAACAGACCGGGGCGAACGGTGAGGAATTGAGCGAGACTCTTCAGCTCAGTAACATGAAGGGCATTACGG ATGCCACGGAACAACTCATCGCCACGCTCTCCCTGCAACCGCTCGAGGGAACCGATGTCTCTCTCAGCACCAGCACGCATACCCTCAAACTCTTCGGCAAGACAGTATCGGGGGGCCGAGTCGCATCGCTAATCAAGATGGCCTACTCGACCAAGACCGGTGTCACGACCAAGATCACCGTCCGGGCGGAAGAAGAGGgcgttgctgctgctgttatTGCGTCGTTGAGTTAG
- a CDS encoding phosducin family protein (BUSCO:EOG09264873;~COG:T;~EggNog:ENOG410PFC1;~InterPro:IPR036249,IPR024253;~PFAM:PF02114) has translation MQVEVNPNEDTEWNDILRQHGIIPEKPKDPEPLIQEALVEAEHKAHENRLEDKDLDELDALEDEEDEQFLEQYRQKRLAELTTLQTTAIHNQVYPLQKVDYGREVTEASNQYFVLVHLSSPSGGANPESRILSEIWRQAAAKFGDIKFCEIRADMCIEGYPERNTPTVLVYKDGEIRRQLVTLKEVGGVRTKLADIEQMLLDLGALKESDVRLKKRSDSDEEGSKAEEYNVEDYDDDWD, from the exons ATGCAGGTCGAAGTCAATCCCAACGAAGATACGGAGTGGAACGATATCCTCCGCCAACATGGCATTATCCCCGAAAAACCCAAAGATCCAGAACCCCTAATCCAAGAGGCGCTGGTCGAAGCCGAACACAAAGCCCATGAGAACAGGTTAGAAGATAAAGATCTGGACGAGCTCGACGcactcgaagatgaagaggacgagCAGTTCCTAGAACAATACCG GCAAAAACGCCTCGCAGAACTAACAACCCTCCAAACCACCGCCATCCACAACCAAGTCTACCCCCTCCAAAAAGTCGACTACGGCCGTGAAGTAACCGAAGCCTCAAACCAGTACTTTGTCCTCGTGCACCTCTCTTCCCCCTCCGGCGGCGCAAACCCCGAGTCCCGCATCCTCTCCGAAATTTGGCGCCAGGCAGCGGCGAAGTTTGGCGATATCAAGTTCTGTGAGATTCGCGCAGATATGTGCATTGAGGGGTACCCGGAGAGGAATACGCCGACGGTGTTGGTTTATAAGGATGGGGAGATTAGGAGGCAGCTTGTTACGTTGAAGGAGGTGGGAGGTGTTAGGACGAAGCTTGCTG ATATCGAGCAAATGCTTCTTGATTTAGGAGCGCTGAAAGAAAGTGACGTCCGTTTGAAGAAGAGATCCGACTCGGACGAGGAGGGCAGCAAGGCTGAAGAATATAACGTGGAAGACTACGATGACGATTGGGATTAG
- the rsmA gene encoding putative bZIP transcription factor (Fcr3) (COG:K;~EggNog:ENOG410PMSR;~InterPro:IPR004827,IPR023167;~PFAM:PF00170,PF07716;~go_function: GO:0003700 - DNA-binding transcription factor activity [Evidence IEA];~go_process: GO:0006355 - regulation of transcription, DNA-templated [Evidence IEA]) encodes MLAISYTETSEMDYSYMTDTSQPFSLYDLHSLPTPDASQAPPGADDLIAAALNYRNNENPNSNNDNAPFDLGFGLDPNTPFAQHQQHYQHHQNPPPPHSPPESLKQSSEGNLHSHGSTGVAESLGRSSSEEKDGGVVDPNKRKAQNRAAQRAFRERKERHVKDLEQKVNDLEGESSTLHADNERLKQELARFATENEILRATSQNHPQSNPSTHPYRHPSNEPTTTGPMVYKPLDFKPSSASTSTPAKQGTGTGAAATTAPHRIATCPLTGERLLDTGATWDFIQEHELFKQGLVDIANVHAQLKQIAQCNGQGPAFPEGAVRKAIERCAEGRDGL; translated from the exons ATGCTTGCTATCAGTTATACAGAGACAAGTGAAATGGACTACTCATATATGACCGACACCTCGCAGCCGTTCTCGCTGTACGACCTCCACAGCTTACCTACGCCCGATGCGAGTCAAGCCCCTCCTGGAGCCGATGACCTTATTGCCGCCGCTTTG AACTACCGCAACAACGAAAACCCAAATTCAAACAATGATAATGCCCCCTTCGACTTGGGTTTCGGGCTAGATCCCAATACGCCTTTTGCCCAGCATCAGCAACATTATCAGCATCATCAGAACCCGCCACCGCCACATTCACCACCGGAGTCGCTGAAGCAGTCGTCGGAAGGTAATCTGCACAGTCATGGTAGTACTGGTGTTGCGGAGAGTTTGGGTAGGAGTAGTAGTGAGGAAAAAGATGGGGGCGTTGTGGATCCGAATAAGAGGAAGGCTCAGAATCGGGCTGC TCAACGAGCCTTCCGCGAGCGAAAAGAACGGCATGTCAAGGATCTGGAACAGAAGGTCAATGACCTGGAGGGCGAATCGAGCACTCTCCATGCCGACAATGAACGCTTAAAGCAAGAACTAGCACGCTTTGCAACTGAGAATGAGATTCTAAGAGCAACGTCCCAAAATCACCCGCAATCCAACCCCAGTACTCACCCTTACCGCCATCCCTCCAAcgaaccaacaacaacagggCCCATGGTCTACAAACCCCTCGACTTCAAGCCTTCCTCCGCTTCCACTTCTACCCCCGCCAAACAAGGTACCGGTACCGGTGCCGCCGCCACCACTGCCCCCCACCGCATAGCAACCTGCCCCCTAACCGGCGAGAGACTGCTCGATACGGGTGCAACCTGGGACTTTATCCAAGAGCATGAGCTGTTTAAGCAGGGGTTGGTGGATATTGCGAATGTGCATGCGCAGTTGAAGCAGATTGCACAGTGTAATGGGCAGGGGCCGGCGTTTCCTGAGGGGGCTGTTCGGAAGGCTATTGAGAGGTGTGCGGAAGGGAGGGATGGGTTATAA